One window of the Nodosilinea sp. PGN35 genome contains the following:
- a CDS encoding ribonuclease Z, with amino-acid sequence MQITFLGTSSGVPTRARNVSSVALRLPQRAEVWLFDCGEGTQHQFLRSEFKSSQIRRIFITHMHGDHIFGLMGLLASCGLAGNRQQRIDIYGPKPLNDYLQASRRYSQTHFSLPIKIHAVEPGLVFEDDEFRVFCDLLEHRVPAYGYRVEERDRPGHFDVKRAQALGIPSGPIYGQLKQGQRVKLADGRTINGADLCGPDLVGRKLVYCTDTIYCDRAVTLASQADVLIHEATFSHRDADLAYQRLHSTSTMAAQVALAAQVKQLIMTHFSPRYAPGNDIQLSDLLAEARAIFPHTAMAHDFMIYDIPRQGEKVLAAASL; translated from the coding sequence TTGCAGATTACATTTTTGGGCACCAGTTCTGGCGTGCCAACCCGCGCCCGCAACGTCTCGAGTGTGGCCCTGCGGCTGCCCCAGCGGGCCGAGGTGTGGCTGTTTGACTGCGGCGAGGGCACCCAGCACCAGTTTTTGCGCAGCGAATTTAAGTCGAGCCAGATTCGCCGCATCTTTATCACCCACATGCACGGCGACCACATCTTTGGCCTGATGGGGCTGCTGGCCAGCTGCGGCCTGGCGGGCAACCGGCAGCAGCGTATCGATATCTACGGCCCCAAGCCCCTCAACGATTACCTCCAGGCCAGCCGCCGCTACTCCCAAACCCACTTTTCGCTGCCGATCAAGATCCACGCCGTGGAGCCGGGGCTGGTGTTTGAGGACGACGAGTTTCGCGTGTTTTGCGATCTGCTGGAGCACCGGGTGCCCGCCTACGGCTACCGGGTGGAGGAGCGCGATCGCCCCGGTCACTTCGACGTCAAGCGGGCTCAAGCCCTAGGCATTCCCTCGGGGCCAATCTACGGTCAGCTCAAGCAGGGGCAGCGGGTGAAACTGGCCGATGGCCGCACGATTAACGGGGCCGACCTCTGCGGGCCAGATCTGGTGGGGCGCAAGCTGGTGTACTGCACCGATACCATTTACTGCGATCGCGCCGTCACCCTGGCCAGTCAGGCCGATGTGCTGATCCACGAAGCCACCTTTTCCCACCGCGACGCCGACCTGGCCTACCAGCGGCTGCACTCCACCTCAACTATGGCGGCCCAGGTAGCCCTGGCGGCCCAGGTCAAGCAGCTCATTATGACCCACTTCAGCCCCCGCTACGCCCCCGGCAACGACATTCAGCTCAGCGATCTGCTGGCCGAGGCGCGGGCCATTTTTCCCCACACTGCTATGGCCCACGACTTTATGATCTACGACATTCCGCGCCAGGGCGAGAAGGTGCTGGCCGCTGCCTCGCTCTAG
- a CDS encoding HEAT repeat domain-containing protein, which yields MYDDDLSTLNPDLEFADPLDALGPVDEEQAPQFDPEAMLPLLTAADPQQRMLAARAFCEVEDPRAVAPLTTLLSDPCPLVRVSAAYALGRNPDRAAIEPIIAQLATDWNGYVRKGLVWALGNAHDARSLLPLIEALRTDISAVRLWAASALAQMAQVGYESVIAAIPPLIEGLRRDPVPAVRSNCAWAVGQLCRELPSNVVYHTAIDALIESFAEENDLGVREDARTALLKVGDTRGLQTIEEIEQDGFFF from the coding sequence ATGTATGACGACGATCTCTCCACCCTAAACCCCGATCTGGAGTTTGCCGACCCCCTCGACGCCCTGGGCCCTGTAGACGAGGAGCAGGCCCCCCAGTTCGACCCCGAGGCGATGCTGCCCCTGCTAACCGCCGCCGACCCGCAGCAGCGCATGCTGGCGGCGCGGGCCTTTTGCGAGGTAGAAGATCCTCGGGCCGTGGCTCCCCTGACCACCCTGCTCAGCGATCCCTGCCCCCTGGTGCGGGTCAGTGCCGCCTACGCCCTGGGCCGCAACCCCGACCGTGCGGCCATAGAGCCGATCATTGCCCAGCTGGCTACCGACTGGAACGGCTACGTGCGCAAGGGTCTGGTGTGGGCCCTGGGCAACGCCCACGATGCGCGATCGCTGCTGCCGTTGATCGAAGCCCTGCGCACCGACATCTCCGCCGTGCGGCTATGGGCCGCCAGCGCCCTGGCCCAGATGGCCCAGGTGGGCTATGAGTCGGTAATCGCCGCCATTCCCCCGTTAATTGAGGGGCTGCGCCGCGACCCGGTACCGGCAGTACGCAGCAACTGCGCCTGGGCCGTGGGCCAGCTGTGCCGCGAACTGCCCTCCAATGTGGTCTACCACACGGCGATCGACGCCCTGATCGAAAGCTTCGCCGAAGAGAACGACCTGGGCGTGCGCGAAGACGCCCGCACCGCCCTGCTCAAGGTCGGCGACACCCGAGGGCTGCAAACCATTGAAGAAATTGAGCAGGACGGGTTTTTCTTTTGA
- a CDS encoding LptF/LptG family permease: MDRYIAKELTMPFLFGVGAFSSIGISIGALFELIRRITESGLAITLAVQIFVLKLPEFIVLAFPMSTLLATMMTYSRFSSDSELIALRGVGVSIRRIITPAVVLSLLVTGLTFVFNELITPAANYRAAITLEQALKSERPPFQERNIFYQEFQPASDDPAAQELKRQFYARRFDGTTMHGLTILDFSQEGLNQVVSAESANWDVESNAWTFYNGTIYVVAPDGSFRNIITFETQELQLPRTPLDLAGRTKNDTEMNIAEATQQLELVRQSGDEKLIRRWQIRIMQKYALPFVCVVFGLVGASIGVLPQRTSRATSFGISIVIIFGYYLLSFITNAMGEVGVLSPFMSAWLPTLLGLAIGLYLLFRASK; encoded by the coding sequence ATGGATCGCTACATTGCCAAAGAGCTGACCATGCCCTTTTTGTTCGGCGTTGGGGCGTTTTCCTCCATTGGCATCTCCATCGGGGCGCTGTTTGAGCTAATTCGCCGCATTACCGAGTCGGGTCTGGCGATTACCCTGGCGGTGCAGATCTTTGTGCTCAAGCTGCCCGAGTTCATTGTGCTGGCCTTCCCCATGTCCACCCTGCTGGCCACCATGATGACCTACAGCCGCTTCTCCAGCGACAGCGAGCTGATCGCCCTGCGCGGGGTGGGGGTGAGCATTCGCCGCATCATTACCCCGGCGGTGGTGCTCAGCCTGCTGGTGACGGGGCTCACCTTTGTGTTTAACGAGCTGATTACCCCCGCCGCCAACTATCGGGCCGCCATCACCCTGGAGCAGGCCCTCAAGTCAGAGCGGCCTCCCTTTCAGGAGCGCAATATTTTCTACCAGGAGTTTCAGCCCGCCAGCGACGACCCCGCCGCCCAGGAGCTCAAGCGCCAGTTCTACGCCCGCCGCTTCGACGGCACCACCATGCACGGGCTGACCATCCTCGACTTTTCCCAGGAGGGGTTGAACCAGGTGGTCAGCGCCGAATCGGCTAACTGGGATGTGGAGAGCAACGCCTGGACCTTCTACAACGGCACCATCTACGTGGTCGCCCCCGATGGCTCCTTCCGCAACATCATTACCTTTGAAACCCAGGAATTGCAGCTGCCCCGCACCCCTTTAGACCTGGCGGGCCGCACCAAAAACGATACCGAGATGAACATCGCCGAGGCCACCCAGCAGCTGGAGCTGGTGCGCCAGAGCGGCGACGAAAAGCTGATTCGCCGCTGGCAAATTCGCATTATGCAGAAGTACGCGCTGCCCTTTGTGTGCGTGGTGTTTGGCCTGGTGGGGGCCTCGATCGGGGTGCTGCCCCAGCGCACCAGCCGCGCCACCAGCTTTGGCATCAGCATTGTGATTATTTTTGGCTACTACCTGCTGTCCTTTATTACCAACGCCATGGGCGAGGTAGGGGTGCTGTCGCCGTTTATGTCGGCCTGGCTGCCGACGCTACTGGGGCTGGCGATCGGTCTGTATTTGCTGTTTCGAGCGTCTAAATAG
- the lptB gene encoding LPS export ABC transporter ATP-binding protein — MKIVLDNVQKTYGKRQVVNRVSLSVAQGEIVGLLGPNGAGKTTTFYMATGLERPDGGKVCLDQIDITDLPMHQRARLGIGYLAQEPSIFRNLSVADNILLVMQQTRVPPDEYGDRLQDLLKEFRLEKVANSLGIQVSGGERRRTELARSLASGPEGPSFLFLDEPFAGVDPIAVNEIQEIVAKLRDRNMGILITDHNVRETLRIIDRAYIMSDGQILASGNADDLSSNPLVREHYLGKDFAI; from the coding sequence TTGAAAATCGTACTTGACAACGTTCAAAAGACCTACGGCAAGCGCCAGGTGGTCAACCGGGTCAGCCTGTCGGTGGCCCAGGGCGAAATTGTGGGATTGCTGGGGCCTAATGGGGCGGGCAAAACTACGACCTTTTACATGGCGACCGGTCTAGAGCGGCCCGACGGGGGGAAGGTCTGCCTCGACCAGATTGACATTACCGATTTGCCCATGCACCAGCGGGCGCGTCTGGGGATTGGCTATCTGGCCCAGGAGCCGAGCATCTTTCGCAATCTGTCGGTGGCCGACAACATTTTGCTGGTCATGCAGCAGACGCGGGTGCCCCCCGACGAGTACGGCGATCGCCTCCAAGACCTGCTGAAAGAATTTCGCCTGGAAAAAGTGGCCAACAGCCTGGGCATTCAGGTGTCAGGGGGGGAACGGCGGCGCACCGAGCTAGCGCGCTCCCTGGCCTCTGGCCCCGAGGGCCCCAGCTTTTTGTTTTTAGACGAGCCCTTTGCCGGGGTTGACCCCATCGCCGTCAACGAAATTCAAGAGATTGTGGCCAAACTGCGCGATCGCAATATGGGCATTCTCATTACCGACCACAACGTGCGCGAAACCCTGCGGATTATCGATCGCGCCTACATCATGAGCGACGGGCAAATTCTCGCCTCGGGCAATGCTGACGATCTCTCCAGCAACCCCCTAGTGCGCGAGCACTACCTGGGCAAAGACTTCGCCATCTAG
- a CDS encoding glycosyltransferase — protein sequence MSIAQLDATEPVPKTIAYLVNQYPKVSHSFIRREIVALESRGIKIVRFSIRSCADELVDADDLEELNKTQVVLDRRWASLLAGVGRVALQRPLAFWVALGLAFRLGFKEEVGAFYHLAYLAEACVLLLWFEAASIDHVHAHFGTNSTTVAMLCRALGGPPYSFTAHGPEEFDKVRAISLVEKIQRAEFVVAVSSFGKSQLYRWAALEDWPKIHVVRCGLDQAYLAQEFVPIPEQPHFVCVGRLSGQKGHLLLLEAVSQLVNEGYRFTVTLVGDGEMRSQIEQLITTYDLQACISITGWASSEAVRAELLRAQALVLPSFAEGLPVVIMEALALGRPVITSTIAGIPELVETGVNGWLVVPGSVESLVAAMRSALATPATALETMGQAGLKKVAQQHNVEREASHLARLFAASGGSQRLSQPRPRLWATLALPRRQVSVKST from the coding sequence ATGTCGATCGCTCAACTTGACGCTACTGAGCCGGTGCCTAAAACAATAGCCTACCTGGTCAATCAGTACCCTAAGGTTAGCCACAGCTTTATTCGCCGTGAAATTGTTGCCCTGGAATCCCGCGGCATAAAAATAGTGCGGTTCTCAATTCGCTCCTGCGCCGATGAGCTGGTAGACGCCGACGACCTGGAAGAACTCAACAAAACCCAGGTGGTTTTAGACCGTCGTTGGGCGAGCCTGCTGGCGGGGGTAGGGCGGGTTGCCCTGCAGCGACCGCTGGCTTTTTGGGTCGCCCTGGGCCTGGCCTTCAGACTCGGCTTCAAAGAAGAAGTTGGAGCCTTTTACCACCTGGCTTACCTGGCCGAAGCCTGCGTGCTGCTGCTCTGGTTTGAGGCCGCCAGCATTGACCACGTCCACGCCCACTTTGGCACCAACTCCACAACGGTGGCGATGCTGTGCCGCGCCCTGGGCGGCCCGCCCTACAGCTTTACCGCCCACGGCCCAGAGGAATTCGACAAAGTGCGCGCCATTTCGCTGGTCGAAAAAATCCAGCGCGCCGAATTTGTGGTGGCGGTCAGCTCCTTTGGCAAGAGTCAGCTGTATCGCTGGGCGGCCCTAGAGGACTGGCCCAAAATTCACGTGGTGCGCTGCGGGCTAGACCAGGCCTACCTGGCGCAGGAATTTGTGCCGATTCCAGAGCAGCCCCACTTTGTCTGTGTGGGACGGCTCAGCGGGCAAAAGGGGCATTTGCTGCTGCTAGAGGCCGTTAGTCAGCTGGTAAACGAGGGCTACCGGTTTACGGTGACTCTGGTGGGCGATGGCGAGATGCGATCGCAGATCGAGCAGCTGATCACCACCTACGACCTACAGGCCTGTATTTCGATCACCGGCTGGGCCTCTAGCGAAGCCGTTCGGGCTGAGCTGCTGCGGGCTCAGGCTCTGGTGCTGCCAAGTTTTGCCGAGGGCCTGCCGGTGGTAATTATGGAGGCGCTGGCCCTCGGTCGGCCGGTAATCACCTCCACCATCGCGGGCATTCCTGAACTGGTCGAGACCGGGGTCAACGGCTGGTTGGTGGTGCCCGGTTCCGTCGAGTCTCTGGTAGCGGCTATGCGATCGGCCCTTGCCACCCCGGCGACAGCCCTGGAGACCATGGGGCAGGCGGGGCTGAAAAAGGTGGCCCAGCAGCACAACGTTGAACGCGAGGCTTCTCACCTCGCTCGTCTATTTGCGGCTAGCGGTGGCTCTCAGCGGCTCAGTCAGCCCCGCCCCAGGCTGTGGGCTACCCTCGCCCTGCCAAGACGGCAGGTTTCAGTTAAATCAACCTAG
- a CDS encoding LptA/OstA family protein, whose translation MARGSRWVWMVAAVAGAAVVLDGGSLAPLGGAPAQAQDGGTITLRSDIQEANAATGIITARGNVQIDYPTRRIQATSAQADYFSNEQRIVLSGNVVVTQEGNTLRAEVVTYLIEEDRFVATPRPNAQVEAIYILPESSPAPGPAGAAAPRPPAPRPPTVLDVSPLDAEP comes from the coding sequence ATGGCGCGTGGGTCTCGCTGGGTTTGGATGGTGGCAGCAGTGGCTGGGGCAGCGGTGGTTCTCGATGGCGGGAGCTTGGCCCCTCTGGGAGGGGCACCCGCACAGGCCCAGGACGGGGGGACAATTACCCTGCGATCGGATATTCAGGAGGCCAATGCCGCTACGGGCATCATTACCGCCCGGGGCAATGTGCAGATCGATTACCCCACTCGCCGCATTCAGGCCACGTCGGCCCAGGCCGATTATTTCAGCAATGAGCAGCGCATTGTGCTCAGCGGTAACGTGGTCGTCACCCAGGAGGGCAACACGCTGCGGGCTGAGGTGGTGACATACCTGATTGAAGAAGACCGGTTCGTGGCCACCCCTCGCCCCAACGCTCAGGTAGAAGCGATCTACATCTTGCCAGAGTCGTCACCAGCGCCGGGGCCTGCCGGTGCGGCAGCGCCCCGTCCCCCCGCCCCCCGCCCCCCAACCGTGCTGGATGTCAGCCCGCTCGATGCAGAGCCCTAG
- a CDS encoding low specificity L-threonine aldolase has product MLTAPTTTHPIQFASDNYSGICPEALDYLLKANQGDVPAYGDDEWTQKAADKFRELFETNCEVFFVFNGTAANSLTLAALCQSYHSVICHELAHVETDECGAPEFASNGSKLLLAQGDYGKLDPAQVERLITRRNDIHYPKPKVISLTQATEVGTLYTTAELAALSDLARHHGLRVHMDGARFANALVASGKTPAELTWQAGIDVLCCCGTKNGMGIGEAILFFDKGLAEDFAYRCKQAGQLASKMRFISAPWLGLLETGAWLRNAEHANRMAAYLEQQLREIPGLNILFPRQVNGVFVQMPPSLTDELYRRGWKFYTFIGSEGARLMCAWNTTPAAIDALVADIKDAVGSLPGGLP; this is encoded by the coding sequence ATGCTCACCGCCCCGACCACTACCCACCCCATCCAGTTTGCCAGCGACAACTACTCCGGCATCTGCCCCGAAGCCCTCGACTATCTGCTCAAGGCCAACCAGGGCGATGTGCCCGCCTACGGCGACGACGAGTGGACACAAAAAGCCGCCGACAAATTCCGAGAGCTCTTCGAGACCAACTGCGAGGTTTTCTTTGTCTTTAACGGCACCGCCGCCAACTCGCTCACCCTGGCGGCACTGTGCCAGTCGTACCACAGCGTGATTTGTCACGAGCTGGCCCACGTCGAAACCGACGAGTGCGGCGCGCCCGAGTTTGCCAGCAACGGCTCCAAGCTGCTGCTGGCCCAGGGCGACTACGGCAAGCTCGACCCCGCCCAGGTAGAGCGGCTCATTACCCGACGCAACGACATTCACTATCCCAAGCCCAAGGTGATTAGCCTTACCCAGGCCACCGAGGTGGGCACCCTCTACACCACCGCCGAGCTGGCGGCCCTCAGCGACCTGGCGCGCCACCACGGGCTCAGAGTTCACATGGATGGAGCGCGCTTTGCCAATGCCCTGGTGGCCTCGGGCAAAACCCCGGCGGAGCTGACCTGGCAGGCGGGTATCGACGTGCTGTGCTGCTGCGGCACCAAAAACGGCATGGGCATTGGTGAAGCAATCTTATTTTTTGACAAAGGGCTGGCGGAGGATTTTGCCTACCGCTGCAAGCAGGCGGGACAGCTGGCATCAAAAATGCGGTTTATCTCGGCCCCCTGGCTGGGGCTGCTCGAAACCGGGGCCTGGCTGCGCAACGCCGAGCACGCCAACCGCATGGCCGCCTACCTGGAACAGCAGCTGCGAGAAATTCCCGGGCTGAACATTCTGTTTCCCCGCCAGGTGAATGGGGTATTTGTGCAGATGCCCCCGTCGCTGACTGATGAGCTGTACCGCCGGGGCTGGAAGTTTTATACCTTCATTGGCAGCGAGGGTGCGCGACTGATGTGCGCGTGGAACACGACCCCGGCGGCGATCGATGCCCTGGTGGCAGATATTAAAGACGCGGTGGGTTCACTCCCCGGCGGGCTCCCCTAG
- a CDS encoding plasmid pRiA4b ORF-3 family protein, translated as MATERTAEAYHLHVELLDSDPSIWRQIAVRGDVSLSDLHRALAAAMGWSGEADYVFAGQGQMLQDGEERYLATLLTQPDDTLLYTYAPAQGWLHKVTLEKVALEAILPRGHFVNAPAEYNLPRCVAGEGQCPPEFCQGVWDYVDLLDRLSDSDDPDEVDALWQKVGYDFDPEYFDLAAANRRLQRLKGADLGEPAGE; from the coding sequence ATGGCAACTGAGCGAACGGCTGAAGCCTACCACCTGCATGTGGAACTGCTTGACAGCGACCCCTCCATCTGGCGACAGATCGCCGTGCGGGGCGATGTCTCCCTGAGCGATCTGCACCGAGCACTGGCAGCGGCGATGGGGTGGTCAGGGGAGGCTGACTACGTGTTTGCGGGCCAGGGGCAGATGCTACAGGATGGGGAGGAGCGATATCTCGCCACCCTACTCACCCAGCCCGATGACACCCTGCTCTACACCTACGCCCCGGCCCAGGGCTGGCTACACAAGGTGACCCTGGAGAAGGTGGCCCTGGAGGCGATTCTCCCACGGGGACACTTCGTGAACGCCCCCGCCGAATACAATCTCCCCCGCTGCGTCGCCGGAGAGGGCCAGTGCCCGCCCGAGTTTTGCCAGGGCGTGTGGGACTACGTTGACCTGCTCGATCGCCTCAGCGATAGCGACGACCCCGACGAAGTCGATGCCCTCTGGCAAAAAGTCGGCTACGACTTCGACCCGGAGTATTTTGATTTGGCCGCCGCCAATCGCCGCTTGCAGAGGCTAAAGGGGGCAGATCTAGGGGAGCCCGCCGGGGAGTGA
- a CDS encoding chromophore lyase CpcT/CpeT has translation MTHATDIHTLARWMAADFSNQQQAFDNPPLFAHIRVCMRPLAPEVLGGLGFYIEQAYDFMLQQPYRARGMKLSAQGDHILIENYMVKDAEAFYGAARNLDQLSHLTTDHFEKTPGCNMIVHWTGRSFKGAVEPGNACMVERNGKTTYLDSEFEIDADQFISWDRGRDPETDEHLWGSLAGPFEFKRKVSFAHEVGG, from the coding sequence ATGACCCACGCTACCGATATTCACACCCTGGCCCGCTGGATGGCGGCAGATTTTAGCAATCAGCAGCAGGCCTTTGACAATCCGCCCCTGTTTGCCCACATTCGCGTCTGCATGCGCCCTTTGGCCCCAGAGGTGCTCGGCGGTCTGGGCTTTTACATCGAGCAGGCCTACGACTTCATGCTCCAGCAGCCCTACCGCGCCCGCGGCATGAAGCTCAGCGCCCAGGGCGACCACATTTTGATTGAAAACTATATGGTGAAGGATGCCGAAGCCTTCTACGGCGCTGCCCGCAATTTAGACCAGCTTAGCCACCTCACCACCGACCACTTTGAAAAAACCCCCGGCTGCAACATGATCGTCCACTGGACGGGGCGCAGCTTTAAAGGCGCGGTGGAACCGGGCAACGCCTGCATGGTCGAGCGCAACGGCAAGACTACCTACCTCGATAGCGAGTTTGAAATCGACGCCGACCAGTTCATCAGCTGGGATCGGGGCCGCGATCCAGAGACTGACGAGCACCTGTGGGGGTCGCTGGCGGGGCCGTTTGAGTTTAAGCGCAAAGTCAGCTTTGCCCATGAGGTAGGGGGCTAA
- a CDS encoding ATP-binding protein — MTSERTGGRRDGLKASPEGLQIVDQAIKQRGWGHQSAAWYDRAHVSLGTLRRFWQRIPIRAESFIAICEAAGVDWQQVTATDTSLAEPSCVNGWVGRGDVLDEVVQRCRQGCRLVFVTGMTGVGKTALVEQMCQRLGLLLRRPQPDRGRQQSHSNRPQRRQRSRFSR; from the coding sequence ATGACTTCTGAGCGAACGGGCGGGCGGCGCGACGGGCTAAAGGCTTCACCGGAAGGGCTACAGATCGTTGACCAGGCGATTAAGCAGCGGGGGTGGGGGCATCAGTCGGCGGCCTGGTACGATCGCGCCCATGTCTCTCTGGGCACGCTGCGGCGGTTTTGGCAGCGCATTCCCATACGGGCTGAGTCGTTTATTGCCATTTGCGAGGCGGCGGGAGTCGATTGGCAGCAGGTGACTGCTACTGATACTTCGCTGGCAGAGCCTTCCTGCGTCAATGGTTGGGTGGGTCGAGGGGATGTGCTGGACGAGGTGGTGCAGCGCTGTCGGCAGGGGTGCCGTCTGGTGTTTGTGACGGGGATGACCGGGGTAGGCAAAACCGCCCTGGTGGAGCAGATGTGCCAGCGCTTGGGCCTACTGCTACGCCGTCCTCAACCAGACCGAGGCCGCCAACAAAGCCATTCAAACCGCCCTCAGCGCCGCCAGCGATCACGATTTAGCCGATGA
- the msrA gene encoding peptide-methionine (S)-S-oxide reductase MsrA: protein MTQTIELATFGAGCFWGVEAAFRRVPGIVNTSVGYMGGHFEHPCYLDVLSRITGHAEVCQVQFDPDETAYDTLLDTFWRIHDPTSLNRQGGDRGEQYRSVIFYHTPAQAKAARQAKNALQASGHYPQPIVTAIEPATTYWLASAEHQRYFG, encoded by the coding sequence ATGACCCAAACCATCGAACTTGCCACCTTTGGGGCCGGCTGCTTTTGGGGGGTAGAGGCCGCCTTTCGCAGGGTGCCGGGCATTGTCAATACCTCCGTTGGCTACATGGGAGGCCACTTTGAGCATCCCTGCTACCTCGACGTGCTCTCCCGCATTACCGGCCACGCCGAGGTCTGCCAGGTGCAGTTTGACCCTGATGAAACAGCCTACGACACCCTGCTCGACACCTTTTGGCGCATCCACGACCCCACCAGCCTCAACCGCCAGGGGGGCGATCGCGGTGAGCAGTACCGCTCGGTGATTTTTTACCACACCCCGGCCCAGGCCAAAGCCGCCCGCCAGGCCAAAAATGCCCTGCAAGCCTCGGGCCACTACCCCCAGCCCATCGTCACCGCCATTGAACCGGCCACGACCTACTGGCTCGCCTCAGCAGAACACCAGCGGTACTTTGGCTAG
- a CDS encoding queuosine precursor transporter: MKTEPVSTAVYGPVPEYLQNRREVVFLVLGGLFLGTLGMLNILGISRFVNVFTWGDFAVTVAVGVLPYPLTFLCTDLISELYGKERANQVVWVGLLLNLWVLFIVWLGGVLPGFEATDPATGELVRDAAGRLPVFFEIRNLTFGAVTASMLAYLTAQFVDVYLFHFWKELTNGKHLWLRNNGSTLVSQLVDTVAVVLITHFLAGALPIDAGQDLWPQLLRFVGYGYVFKLVAALLDTGPFYLCVFWLSNYLGLDSPVPKPKRPRLGSRGQT; encoded by the coding sequence ATGAAAACAGAGCCTGTGTCTACGGCGGTCTACGGCCCAGTGCCGGAATATCTGCAAAACCGCCGCGAGGTGGTGTTTTTGGTGCTGGGAGGGTTGTTTCTCGGCACCCTGGGTATGCTCAACATTCTAGGGATTAGCCGGTTTGTCAACGTGTTCACCTGGGGCGATTTTGCCGTCACGGTGGCGGTGGGGGTGCTGCCTTACCCCCTGACCTTTCTCTGTACCGATTTGATCTCAGAACTCTACGGCAAGGAGCGGGCCAACCAGGTGGTGTGGGTGGGGCTGCTGCTCAACCTCTGGGTGCTGTTTATTGTTTGGCTAGGGGGCGTGCTGCCGGGGTTTGAGGCCACCGACCCGGCCACGGGCGAGCTGGTGCGCGACGCCGCCGGGCGGCTGCCGGTCTTCTTTGAAATTCGCAACCTCACCTTTGGGGCAGTGACGGCTTCAATGCTGGCCTACCTAACGGCTCAGTTTGTCGATGTCTACCTGTTCCACTTTTGGAAAGAACTGACCAATGGTAAACACCTCTGGCTGCGCAACAACGGCTCTACCCTAGTTAGCCAGCTGGTCGATACCGTCGCCGTAGTGTTGATCACCCACTTTCTCGCCGGGGCGCTGCCCATTGACGCAGGCCAAGACCTGTGGCCGCAGCTGCTTCGCTTTGTTGGTTACGGCTATGTGTTTAAGCTGGTGGCGGCGCTGCTCGATACCGGGCCGTTTTACCTGTGTGTATTTTGGCTGTCGAACTACCTAGGGCTAGACTCCCCAGTCCCAAAGCCAAAACGCCCCCGCCTCGGCAGCCGGGGGCAAACTTGA
- the fmt gene encoding methionyl-tRNA formyltransferase: protein MRLVFFGTPQFAVPSLQRLLAEPGFEVAAVVTQPDRRRGRGNQIDASPVKQRAVEAGCTVLQPSRIKKDEATLTALEAIGADAFVVVAYGQLLSARILDMPALGCINGHGSLLPAYRGAAPIQWCIVNGDTVTGMTTMQMNLGMDTGDMLLKSSLPIGLLDTAGEVAAALAQQCADLLVETLHGLAAGVLSPVPQDEALATYAPLIQKQDFVLDWGNGAIAIHNRVRGFYPNCVTALRGQLLKVLATAPLGELYWAELPPDLAALRAPAEAVMAEAARQNLPPGTVVGMLKGQGPLVQTGDGLLLLRQVKPSGKQAQAGADFVNGSRLETGESLG from the coding sequence ATGCGTCTTGTATTTTTTGGAACGCCTCAGTTCGCCGTGCCCAGCCTCCAGCGGCTGCTGGCCGAGCCGGGGTTTGAGGTGGCCGCCGTGGTCACCCAGCCCGATCGCCGCCGGGGTAGAGGAAATCAGATCGATGCCTCCCCCGTAAAGCAGCGGGCGGTGGAAGCCGGTTGCACCGTGCTGCAACCCTCCCGCATCAAAAAAGACGAGGCCACCCTCACCGCCCTGGAGGCGATCGGGGCCGATGCCTTTGTGGTGGTGGCCTACGGCCAGCTGCTGTCGGCGCGCATTCTCGATATGCCGGCTCTGGGCTGCATCAACGGCCACGGCTCGCTGCTGCCCGCCTACCGGGGAGCGGCCCCCATTCAGTGGTGCATTGTCAATGGCGACACCGTCACCGGTATGACCACCATGCAGATGAACCTGGGGATGGATACCGGCGACATGCTGCTCAAGTCATCTCTGCCCATTGGTCTATTGGACACCGCTGGGGAGGTGGCAGCGGCCCTTGCTCAGCAGTGTGCCGACCTGCTGGTTGAGACCCTGCACGGTCTGGCGGCGGGGGTGCTTAGCCCAGTGCCCCAGGATGAAGCTCTGGCCACCTACGCGCCGCTAATTCAAAAGCAAGACTTTGTTCTGGACTGGGGAAACGGGGCGATCGCCATTCACAACCGGGTGCGCGGCTTCTACCCCAACTGCGTCACCGCCTTGCGGGGGCAGCTGCTCAAGGTTTTGGCGACGGCTCCCCTGGGTGAGCTCTACTGGGCCGAGCTGCCCCCAGACCTGGCGGCGCTGCGAGCCCCGGCAGAGGCAGTGATGGCTGAAGCGGCCCGACAAAACCTTCCCCCCGGCACCGTTGTGGGCATGCTCAAGGGCCAGGGCCCCCTGGTGCAGACGGGCGACGGGCTGTTGCTGCTGCGTCAGGTCAAACCCAGCGGCAAGCAGGCCCAGGCGGGGGCTGACTTTGTCAACGGCAGCCGCCTGGAAACAGGGGAATCTCTGGGCTAA